Genomic DNA from Peribacillus simplex NBRC 15720 = DSM 1321:
TAACCGGATATCGTTTAGTGGAACAGTAGCTCCTCTTTTAAAAAAAGATGGAAAGACTATTTATGAGAGATATGGCAATACAGAAAGGCAGGCAATCGGAATCTTAGAGAAATTAAAAGCAGATTTGAAAACAAAAGGACTTTCCCTCGCTGATGTAACCTATCTGCGTGTGTATATCGCGCCAGATCCTAATAAAGAAGATACACCAGACTATCAAGGTTGGTTTAATGCCTACGCTCTGTTCTTTAACACAAAAGAAAATCCAGTTAAAACAGCTCGTTCAACAGTAGGGGTGGAAAGTCTTGTTTCTCCGGATTATCTGATTGAAATTGAAGCAGAAGTAGCCTATAAAAATAAGAAG
This window encodes:
- a CDS encoding Rid family hydrolase, with translation MKKTLKSIIATSVIGISVFLGFSFASAGSEKDELNSEKVTFFGSPTSAISSSVSVPQSYNRISFSGTVAPLLKKDGKTIYERYGNTERQAIGILEKLKADLKTKGLSLADVTYLRVYIAPDPNKEDTPDYQGWFNAYALFFNTKENPVKTARSTVGVESLVSPDYLIEIEAEVAYKNKKLDD